In uncultured Methanobrevibacter sp., the following proteins share a genomic window:
- the trpB gene encoding tryptophan synthase subunit beta: MSRGRFGVHGGQYMSETLMNELLNLEEQYNHFKEDPEFVEELNTLLKEYAGRPSLLYYAKRMTEDLGGAKIYLKREDLNHTGAHKINNVLGQCLLAKKMGKTRVIAETGAGQHGVATATAAALLGMECEVFMGEEDTRRQALNVFRMELLGAKVHTVTTGSKVLKDAVNDAFREWISRVDDTHYVIGSTMGPHPFPTIVRDFQAVISEEIKEQIMELEGKLPDMVIACVGGGSNAMGAFYNFLEDEEVKLVGVEAAGKGIDTEFHAATIAKGELGIFHGMKSYFCQGNYGQISPVYSISAGLDYPGIGPEHAYLHDIGRAEYVSATDDEAVEAFEYLSRMEGIIPAIESSHAIAHAMRIAGDMDKNDIIVINVSGRGDKDVAAIARYKGVELYE, from the coding sequence ATGAGCAGAGGACGATTTGGAGTTCATGGTGGACAATACATGTCTGAAACATTGATGAATGAACTCCTGAACTTGGAAGAACAATATAATCATTTTAAGGAAGATCCTGAATTTGTAGAGGAATTGAACACTCTATTGAAGGAATATGCAGGAAGACCTTCATTATTGTATTATGCAAAGAGAATGACCGAAGACCTTGGTGGAGCGAAGATTTACCTTAAGCGTGAAGACTTGAACCATACTGGTGCTCACAAGATAAACAATGTGCTTGGCCAATGCCTTTTGGCTAAAAAGATGGGAAAGACCAGAGTCATTGCAGAGACCGGTGCAGGTCAGCATGGAGTGGCTACTGCTACTGCAGCAGCTTTATTAGGTATGGAATGTGAAGTGTTCATGGGTGAAGAGGACACCAGGCGTCAAGCATTGAATGTATTTAGAATGGAACTTCTCGGAGCTAAGGTTCACACCGTAACAACCGGTTCAAAAGTGCTTAAGGATGCGGTGAATGATGCATTCAGAGAATGGATTTCAAGAGTTGATGACACTCACTATGTAATAGGATCCACTATGGGGCCACATCCATTTCCAACAATTGTAAGGGATTTCCAAGCTGTAATCAGTGAAGAGATAAAAGAGCAAATCATGGAGCTTGAAGGCAAATTGCCAGATATGGTTATCGCTTGTGTTGGTGGTGGAAGCAATGCTATGGGAGCATTCTACAATTTCCTGGAAGATGAAGAGGTAAAGCTTGTAGGTGTTGAAGCTGCAGGAAAAGGAATTGATACTGAATTCCATGCAGCAACAATTGCTAAAGGTGAGCTTGGAATCTTCCATGGAATGAAATCTTATTTCTGTCAAGGAAACTATGGTCAGATTTCTCCAGTTTATTCTATCTCTGCAGGACTTGATTATCCTGGAATTGGTCCTGAACATGCCTATTTGCATGATATCGGAAGAGCAGAGTATGTTTCAGCAACTGATGATGAGGCAGTGGAAGCATTTGAATACTTATCTAGAATGGAAGGAATCATTCCAGCTATTGAGTCATCACATGCAATAGCTCATGCCATGAGAATTGCAGGGGATATGGATAAGAATGATATTATTGTCATCAATGTATCAGGTCGTGGAGATAAGGATGTAGCAGCTATTGCTCGCTATAAAGGA
- a CDS encoding phosphoribosylanthranilate isomerase, with translation MVKLKICGMRRAEDIEMANSYKPDYIGFVFAESPRKVSYEQAKELSDLLSEDIVPVGVFVNEHMKLIVDLFKDGIIEMAQLHGDEDEKYIRNLKDKSIEETGKQIPVINAIEIKDGADYDDELLKWRDSASDYFILDSGKGSGKTFDWSLLDKESEFFENSIFLAGGLNSENLALAIEEFNPFAVDLSSSVETEGFKDEEKIKKIIEIMENYR, from the coding sequence ATGGTTAAGCTTAAGATTTGTGGAATGAGAAGGGCTGAAGATATAGAAATGGCAAATAGCTACAAGCCGGATTACATTGGATTTGTTTTTGCAGAGAGTCCACGTAAGGTATCATATGAGCAGGCTAAGGAATTGTCAGACCTTTTAAGTGAGGATATAGTTCCTGTAGGAGTCTTTGTGAATGAGCACATGAAGCTAATTGTAGATTTGTTCAAGGATGGAATAATCGAAATGGCCCAGCTTCATGGAGATGAAGATGAAAAGTATATAAGGAATCTAAAAGATAAATCAATTGAAGAAACTGGAAAACAAATACCTGTTATAAATGCAATTGAAATAAAAGATGGTGCTGATTATGATGATGAGCTATTGAAGTGGCGAGATTCAGCATCTGACTATTTTATATTAGACAGTGGAAAAGGCTCTGGCAAAACATTCGACTGGAGTCTACTAGATAAAGAGAGTGAATTCTTTGAGAATTCCATTTTTTTAGCTGGAGGTCTAAACAGTGAAAACCTGGCTTTAGCTATTGAGGAATTCAATCCATTTGCAGTTGACTTAAGCAGTTCCGTTGAAACTGAAGGATTCAAGGATGAAGAGAAAATCAAGAAAATCATTGAAATTATGGAAAATTATAGATAA
- the trpC gene encoding indole-3-glycerol phosphate synthase TrpC produces the protein MLEKIVAKTEERLVESKRNKPLSQLKEEVSKLDINDDFPFKEALKDPEIAIIAEVKKASPSKGLIAEDFDYIKIAKDYEQAGASAISVLTESYFFKGSNDYLKEIAENVSIPILRKDFTIDEYMIWEAKSLGASAILLIVSILEDVQLKKYLDLAHDLGLSAIVETHDANEIRTAIDAGAEIIGVNNRNLADFTVDIENSINLRRLVSDDIIFISESGIKTAEDVRKLKENNVDAVLIGETLMRSDDKKAMIEELKNA, from the coding sequence ATGCTGGAAAAAATTGTTGCAAAGACTGAAGAGAGATTGGTTGAATCAAAAAGGAATAAGCCTTTAAGCCAACTCAAAGAGGAAGTATCAAAACTGGATATCAATGATGACTTCCCTTTTAAGGAAGCTTTGAAAGACCCTGAAATTGCCATCATTGCGGAAGTCAAGAAAGCTTCTCCTTCAAAAGGATTAATAGCTGAAGATTTTGATTACATTAAAATCGCAAAGGATTATGAGCAAGCAGGAGCATCTGCAATATCAGTTTTGACAGAATCATATTTTTTCAAGGGATCTAACGATTACCTTAAGGAAATTGCTGAAAATGTATCTATTCCAATTTTAAGAAAAGACTTTACAATAGATGAATATATGATATGGGAAGCTAAATCATTAGGGGCTTCAGCTATTCTTTTGATTGTTTCAATACTTGAGGATGTTCAATTGAAGAAATATTTGGATTTAGCTCATGATTTAGGTCTTTCTGCTATTGTTGAAACTCATGATGCAAATGAGATCAGGACTGCAATAGATGCTGGTGCAGAGATAATAGGTGTAAACAATAGGAATCTTGCTGATTTCACTGTTGATATTGAAAACAGCATAAACCTACGTAGATTGGTTAGTGATGATATCATATTTATCTCAGAAAGTGGAATTAAAACTGCTGAAGATGTAAGGAAATTAAAGGAAAACAATGTTGATGCAGTCTTGATTGGTGAAACTTTAATGAGAAGTGATGATAAAAAGGCTATGATTGAGGAGTTGAAGAACGCTTAA
- the trpD gene encoding anthranilate phosphoribosyltransferase has translation MIKEAILKVYKHEDLTYEEAYETMDEIMSGKASEVQMSAYLTAMSMKGETIDEITASAEAMRAHCVRLLNDEEVLEIVGTGGDGSNTFNISTTSSIVISAAGVPVAKHGNRSASSKCGAADVLEALGVNINISPEKSLSCLKEINLCFLFAQNYHLSMKYVAGVRKELSIRTIFNILGPLTSPAGASMEVLGVYERELLEPLTDVLKNLGVKSAMVVYGLDVMDEISASDKTAVCELKDGKTRTYELSPEDFGMSISSKEDLVGGDAKENAEITLAVLNGEKGPRRNAVLLNSAAGLYVAGKVDSLEDGIRLAEEVIDSGKALNQLERFIEVTNR, from the coding sequence ATGATTAAAGAAGCAATTTTAAAGGTATATAAACATGAAGATTTAACTTATGAGGAAGCTTATGAGACAATGGATGAGATCATGAGCGGAAAGGCAAGTGAAGTTCAAATGAGCGCATACTTAACAGCAATGTCAATGAAAGGTGAAACTATTGATGAAATCACAGCATCTGCTGAAGCTATGAGGGCTCACTGTGTAAGGTTATTGAATGATGAGGAAGTCTTGGAAATTGTTGGAACTGGTGGGGACGGTTCAAATACATTTAATATTTCCACTACCTCTTCCATTGTGATTTCAGCTGCAGGCGTTCCAGTGGCAAAGCATGGAAACAGATCCGCTTCAAGCAAATGTGGTGCAGCAGATGTGCTTGAGGCATTAGGGGTCAATATCAATATAAGTCCTGAAAAAAGCTTAAGTTGCCTAAAGGAAATAAACTTATGTTTCCTTTTTGCTCAAAACTACCATCTCTCAATGAAATATGTTGCAGGAGTGCGTAAAGAGCTTTCCATTAGAACAATATTCAATATTTTAGGACCATTGACAAGTCCTGCAGGTGCTTCAATGGAAGTGTTGGGAGTGTATGAAAGGGAACTCTTGGAGCCCCTTACAGATGTTTTGAAAAATTTAGGGGTTAAGTCTGCAATGGTTGTCTATGGATTGGATGTGATGGATGAGATTTCAGCTAGTGACAAGACTGCAGTATGTGAACTCAAGGATGGCAAGACAAGGACTTATGAACTTTCTCCAGAGGACTTTGGCATGTCTATTTCATCTAAGGAAGACCTTGTTGGAGGGGATGCAAAGGAAAATGCAGAAATCACATTAGCTGTGTTGAACGGAGAAAAAGGTCCAAGAAGAAATGCAGTCCTTTTGAATTCAGCTGCAGGATTATATGTTGCAGGGAAAGTGGATTCATTGGAAGATGGAATCAGGTTAGCTGAAGAGGTCATTGACTCAGGCAAGGCATTGAATCAGCTTGAAAGATTCATTGAAGTTACAAATAGATAA
- a CDS encoding aminodeoxychorismate/anthranilate synthase component II has translation MILLIDNYDSFSYNLFQLIGEVYPDIMVYRNDKISIDEIRALNPEAIILSPGPGRCENAGICIDIVKEFYSEIPILGVCLGHQAICTAFGAKVSYAKRLMHGKSSRISLDLDSLFEGLPNEITVGRYHSLSLLEDTLPDSLKIISKSEDDGEVMAVKHKEFDVYGLQFHPESILTPDGLTIIENFLNKV, from the coding sequence ATGATTCTACTTATAGACAATTATGACAGCTTTTCATATAACCTATTCCAATTGATTGGTGAAGTTTATCCAGATATAATGGTTTATAGGAATGATAAAATTAGCATTGATGAAATTAGGGCTTTGAATCCTGAAGCAATCATATTGTCCCCAGGTCCTGGAAGATGTGAAAATGCAGGAATCTGCATAGATATAGTTAAGGAATTTTATAGTGAAATTCCAATTTTGGGGGTCTGTTTAGGCCATCAGGCAATCTGCACAGCATTTGGAGCTAAGGTTTCATATGCAAAAAGATTGATGCATGGTAAGTCTTCAAGAATTTCCTTAGACTTAGATTCCCTTTTTGAAGGGTTGCCAAATGAGATAACCGTAGGAAGATATCATTCATTAAGCTTGTTGGAGGATACACTTCCAGATTCATTGAAAATCATATCCAAATCAGAGGATGATGGTGAAGTCATGGCTGTAAAGCATAAGGAATTTGATGTCTATGGACTACAATTTCACCCAGAATCAATATTGACACCAGATGGATTAACAATTATAGAGAATTTTTTAAATAAGGTATAG
- a CDS encoding anthranilate synthase component I family protein yields the protein MFFPNIEEAKEIAKDPSYKRIPISCEIFSDTKTSIEVLRRLRILSNHCYMLESVEDSKNWGRYSFLGFNPILEITCQDGNLSIKGMSSFSDCEIEDDEDKCFKVKTDNPGEYIREIVEENKSPKIEGMPPFSGGLVGYFSYDYIKYSEPSLILDAQNQDAFKDVDLMLFDKVIAFDNFKQKIVVIVNMEISEDQRFIEENYAEACKSILDIVDIIKADNIVDLLDDDFNHHLTNKKTLEASQKMREIDSLEEIDKIRKEITKHLPIELKSDFRYLFSKDEYCDMVEKAKDYITEGDIFQVVLSNRIEADIEGSLFDVYRVLRTTNPSPYMFYFSSDDIEIAGASPETLVKLVDNQVYTFPLAGTRPRGKTDEEDRLLEEDLLADEKELAEHNMLVDLGRNDIGKISEIGSVKVNRYMDIVRFSHVMHIGSTVEGILRENYDYLSTIDSILPAGTLSGAPKIRACEIINELEDNKRGIYGGAIGYIDLTGNLDTCIAIRIAFARDKKVFIRVGAGIVADSVPENEFEECNNKARAVMNALRLADGGIE from the coding sequence AATATTGAAGAAGCAAAAGAAATAGCTAAGGATCCTTCCTATAAAAGGATTCCAATTAGCTGCGAGATATTTTCAGATACAAAAACTTCTATTGAAGTTTTAAGAAGACTTAGGATCTTAAGCAATCATTGCTACATGCTTGAAAGTGTAGAGGATTCTAAAAATTGGGGAAGATACAGTTTCTTAGGTTTCAATCCTATTCTTGAAATTACCTGTCAAGACGGCAATCTCTCCATTAAAGGCATGTCAAGTTTCAGTGATTGTGAAATAGAAGATGATGAAGACAAATGCTTTAAAGTCAAAACTGATAATCCTGGAGAGTATATCAGAGAAATTGTGGAAGAGAACAAATCCCCAAAGATTGAAGGGATGCCTCCTTTTTCAGGAGGGCTTGTAGGATATTTCTCTTATGATTACATTAAATACAGTGAACCTTCACTTATCTTGGATGCACAGAATCAGGATGCATTCAAGGATGTTGATTTGATGCTTTTTGATAAGGTAATTGCATTTGACAATTTTAAGCAAAAGATTGTTGTCATTGTTAATATGGAAATAAGTGAAGATCAACGTTTCATTGAAGAAAACTATGCTGAAGCATGCAAATCCATTTTGGACATAGTGGATATCATTAAGGCAGATAATATTGTGGATTTGCTTGATGATGATTTCAATCATCATTTAACCAATAAGAAAACATTGGAAGCTAGTCAAAAAATGAGGGAAATAGATTCCTTGGAAGAGATAGATAAGATTAGGAAGGAAATTACCAAACATTTACCTATTGAACTCAAATCCGATTTCAGATACTTGTTTTCAAAAGATGAATACTGCGATATGGTTGAAAAGGCAAAGGATTACATTACAGAAGGAGACATATTCCAAGTCGTGCTTTCAAATAGAATTGAAGCGGATATTGAAGGAAGCCTGTTTGATGTTTATAGGGTCTTAAGAACTACAAACCCTTCACCTTATATGTTCTATTTCTCAAGTGATGACATAGAGATTGCAGGTGCAAGTCCAGAAACCCTTGTAAAGCTTGTTGACAATCAAGTCTACACTTTCCCTCTTGCAGGAACAAGGCCAAGAGGAAAAACAGACGAGGAAGACAGATTATTGGAAGAGGACTTGCTTGCTGATGAAAAGGAATTGGCTGAACATAATATGCTGGTTGATTTGGGAAGAAATGACATTGGTAAAATAAGTGAAATAGGATCTGTTAAGGTGAATAGATACATGGATATTGTAAGGTTCTCCCATGTGATGCATATAGGTTCAACTGTTGAAGGAATTCTAAGAGAGAATTATGACTACTTATCCACAATTGATTCAATCCTTCCCGCGGGTACATTATCCGGAGCCCCAAAGATAAGGGCTTGTGAGATAATCAATGAGCTTGAAGACAATAAGAGAGGAATCTATGGTGGAGCTATTGGATACATAGATTTAACCGGCAATTTAGACACTTGCATTGCAATCAGAATTGCATTTGCAAGGGACAAAAAGGTTTTCATTAGAGTTGGTGCAGGCATTGTTGCAGACAGTGTGCCTGAGAATGAATTTGAAGAGTGCAACAATAAGGCAAGAGCAGTAATGAATGCTTTAAGATTAGCAGATGGAGGGATAGAATGA